The genomic window AGGCCTGTTCTGCAACGCTGACAGCTTGATGGATTCAACAGCACGCAAGGATTCAACGGCATCTTGCGCAGAGACGATTGGCTCTGCTTCCTTGCGGATCACGTCAATGAAATGCTTCATCTGCAATAACAATGGATCCCTCTTGGGTTCACTGACAGATTTGGCATGGATCGGCTCTTTCCAATGGCCGTGCTCACCGTGAGACCAGACTTTCATGTCCGGAATCGACAGGGATGCTCTGGTGCCCCCAATCATGTAACAGCTCTGAGATGTTGCCGGATATTCCGGGTTTTCACTGGCAGTCAGCTCCCAGCTCCAGGGGGCGACAATGGTGTCTGAAAGATTGAATGAACAAAGCGCGCCCGATTTGAAAGCAATCATGGCAACAGCGGTATCTTCCGTTTCGAAACCACGCTCCTTGTTGGAGGAGATGGCCTGTACCATTTCGATTTCTCCACAAAGATATCGAAGCAGATCAATGTCATGTATCAAATTGACCATGATCGGACCACCACCATCCTTGCGACGCCATTCCTGTTCAAAATAATCTTCAGGCTTATAGAGCCAAAAGGATCCATGAACTGAGGTAACCCGGCCAAGTCCCCCGCTTTTGATCATCTCTTTTGCCCTGCATATCCAGGGATTATGTCGCCTGTGGTGGCCAACCAGAACAGGAACATCATTGTCTGCAGCCGCTTTTACCAGCTCCTCTGCAGCAGAACAGGATGTCGCGATCGGCTTTTCAACCAGGATCGGAATCCCGGCATTCACACACTCTACGCCATTTACCACATGAACCTGATTGGGCGTCGCCAGCACGGCTCCATCGGGCGAGCTTGCCAGGATCATATCGCCGATTGACGGATACCAGGGAATATGTCTGGACTTTGCAAAATCTTGCCCCGCCTCTGACGGGTCAACGATACTGTCGATGATGATATCGTCATCAAGCTTGCGCATCACATCAAAGTGCCGCCGACCAATCAGCCCCGCCCCGACAAGGGCGATCTTTTTCTTGGCTCTCATAGCAGAACACTCGCCATGCGGCGCAGTGCCAGCTCATAACCATCCGTTCCAAATCCAGCCATCACACCATCTGCACGCAACGAGACAAAGGATTTGTGACGAAATGCCTGACGCTTGTGAATGTTGGAAACATGCACTTCAAGCACTGTTCCAATGAAGGCGTTCAACGCATCCAGTATGGCAACCGATGTATGAGAATATCCACCCGGATTGATGATGATACCATGGGCATAGGTTCGCGCCTCATGGATCAGCTCAATCATTGCCCCCTCATAATTGGTTTGTTCAAAGCGTACAGTCAGACCCAAATCATCCGCCAAAACCCGGCAGCGCTGTTCCACGTCATCCAGGGTTACTTCGCCATAGACATCTTTTTGCCGCTCTCCGAGCAAATTCAGATTTGGTCCGTTCAAAAATAAAATTCTTTTTTCCATCGAGACAATCCTTGTTTCAGCCAATCTACACAATGAACCCAGCTTCGTCGGTTTGATCGCCTAGGCTGAACAGATCACCGGTTCGAGAGCATTGCTGCATCTTCATCACAGAGATTATAAGTCTTGTCCGATTTCGTCAATAATATATGATATTTTTATTATTATCTGATTTTTACTCCTGTTTATAAAATTGCAAAAATTTATTATTTTGCTGACATTTTTCATTTGCTCCGCTATTTTCGACCAATGCAAAACACAGCCCATACAGTAGGTCTCAGCACCTATGCCACCATTCGCGAAGACATCATCTTCGGTCGTCTTGAGCCTGATTTGAAGCTCAAGCTCGATCAGATGAAAAACCGCTACAAGGCAAGTATCTCCACCGTCAGAGAAAGTTTGAACCGTCTTGCAAGCGAGGGCTTTGTTGTGGCTGAGGAGCAGCGCGGCTTCTTTGTGGCGCCCGTATCGCGAGGTGATTTGGAAGAAATTGCAGCGCTTCGTGTATTGCTGGAATGCAGCGCCCTGGAGCAATCCATCGACAATGGCGATACCGAATGGGAAGGCAATGTTGCAGCCGCTCATCACAAGCTGCATCGTATGGAACAAAAAATGCTTTCCGGCGATGAAACGCAAAAAGAGCTATGGAAACGCTACGACTGGGAATTCCATCAAGCTCTTATTTTCGCCTGCGGCTCAAAGAATCTCTTGTCATTGCATCGCACTGTTTTCGACAAATATCTTCGGTATCAGATGCAGGTTCTGACCTTTCGCGGCGCACCTGCGGCCGAAGAACATCGCCTGCTTTTTGAAGCTGCACTCGACCGCGACAAGAAAACGGCGGTCAAAATACTCAAACAGCATGTCATCAGCTGCCTCAACCAAACATATAGCGAACTCATCACCGGCTAACCTACCATGTCAAGATCAGAGCGTATCGGCCATCTCGGTTGAGATGTCGAGCAATTGCATCTTGTCTTTGAGCGGCATGTCGGGATTTTCCTTGCGCGCCAATATGGCTTTGGCGGCACGCAGGCCGATTTCATAGCGGGGAACATGCGTGGTTGCCAAACGGGTCGGCAGGCCATCCAGCATGTCGAGCCCATTGAAACCCGCCAGGGCAATATCGTCGGGTATGCTCAGACCACTTGTCATGCAATGCATCAGCCCGCCGACAGCCAGAAGATCGCTGGAATAATATAGACAATCAAGATCGGGGCTGCGCTCCATCAGCGTCACGGTCATATCCCTGCCCTTGGCAATGGAAGAGCGCGCATCATAATAAATCTCATCCGATAGTTGCATGTCGTTTTGCGCCAGTTCGGACTTGAACCCTTCCAACCGTTTCTGAGCACGGAAATCCAACGGCATCTGCGTGCCAACAAAGCCGATTTTGCGATAGCCCCGTTCCATGATCAGACGTGCCATATCCTGCCCGGCCTGCCGATGAGAGATGCCGATACACATATCGATAGGATCTCCATCACAATCCATGATCTCGATGATCGGGATATTGGCCGCTTCCAGCATCTTTTGCGCGGCCTCGGTATGATGAAGACCAGCCAGAATGATCCCTTGCGGTTGCCAGGACAGCATATCATTGATCACCCGCTCTTCCTGCTCCAGATCATAGTTGGAGACCCCAAAGACAGGCTGGAGTTCCGATTCCGCCAATGCATCCGAGATGCCGGTCAAAACTTCCGGGAATACATAGTTTCGAATGGATGGCACAATGACAGCCACAAGATTGACCGAACGGGATGCCAACCCACCTGCGATACGATTGGGTACATAGCCAAGCTCACGGGCAGCGGTTTTCACTTTCTCTTTCGTGCGATCAGACACATCACCAACACCGCGCAAAACACGTGAGGCAGTCATTTCACTGACCCCTGCCAGTTGGGCGACATTTTTCAAAGTTGGCTTCTGGCCCATCTCATTCTCTTCAAAGCAGCAGATTAACTGGATTTGTATCCTATATCAGGTGATGCGCATCCTAGGCCAGAAACAATCGGCAGGAGAAGTGAATTTTCTTATCAGAAACAGTCTTGCAAAAATCAGCATTTCTCTATATGTTAGCGCTAACATTTTCCCACATGCTGGGGTACAGGACCATGAACAGACCTTTGCAAGACCAAATCAGGCGCGTAACAGATCGCATCCGCGAGCGCAGCCGCAACAGCCGGGCCGCCTATCTCGCCAAGGTCGAGCGAGCGATTGAACAGGGGCCTGGCCGAGCGCATATGACTTGCGGTAACTTGGCTCACGCCTTTGCTGCTGCCCCTGTCGCAGACAAGACAAGACTGGCGGAGGCCCGCACGCCCAATCTTGGTATTGTCACCGCTTATAATGACATGCTCTCTGCCCACCAGCCTTATGAGCGCTATCCGGACCTTATTCGCGAGGCTGCTCGCGAAATGGGGGCAACCGCCCAGGTCGCTGGTGGTGTGCCGGCCATGTGCGATGGCGTCACGCAAGGGCAAGACGGTATGGATCTTTCGCTTTTCTCGCGCGATCTGATTGCCATGGCGTCCGGCATTGCCCTGTCTCATAATGTTTATGACAGCGCGGTTTTTCTTGGTGTTTGTGACAAGATCGTACCAGGACTGGTCATTGCTGCGGCGACCTTTGGTCACCTCCCTGCGGTCTTTGTACCAGCCGGTCCCATGACATCCGGCCTTCCCAATGATGAAAAGGCCCGCGTGCGTCAGGAATTTGCCAAAGGTCTCGTTGGACGTGAAGAGCTGCTGAAATCAGAGATGGCGTCCTATCACGGACCGGGTACCTGTACCTTCTATGGCACCGCCAATTCCAATCAGATGCTGATGGAGTTCATGGGTTTGCAACTCCCCGGTGCATCCTTCGTCAATCCTGGCGATGATATGCGTGATATCCTGACCAAGGCGGCTGCAAAGCGCGCTTTGGAAATCACCTCTCTTGGCAATGATTTCCGCCCGACTGCCCATATTCTGGATGAGCGGGCCATCGTCAATGGCATGGTCGGCCTGAATGCAACCGGTGGCTCCACCAATCTTCTGATCCATCTGCTGGCAATGGCGAAAGCTGCTGGCATTCTGATTGATTGGGAAGACTTTGCCGACATATCCGAAATCACTCCACTCCTTGCACGGGTTTATCCCAATGGTCTGGCAGATGTGAACCATTTCCATGCTGCCGGCGGGTTGGGTCTTGTGGTGAGCGAGCTCTTGAAAGGTGGTCTCTTGCATGAAGATGCAAGAACCATCGCCGGAGACGGCATGGAGCTATATACCCGTGAGCCAAAGGTGAGTGGTGACAAGGATGTGACCTGGATTGCGGGCGCGGGCATTTCGCTTGATGATCGCATCATCAGCACGTTCGACAAGCCGTTTCAGGATACCGGTGGCTTGAAGCGCCTTGCCGGCAATCTCGGTGCAGCAGTGATGAAAGTCTCCGCAGTTGCCCCAGAGCGCCATCTGATTGAAGCGCCTGTCCAGATCTTTACCAACCAACCCGATGTCAGAACGGCCTTTCAGACAGGTGAGTTGGACCGGGATGTTGTGGTGGTGGTCCGCTATCAGGGGCCGAAAGCCAACGGCATGCCCGAACTACACAATCTCACGCCCATCCTGGCTGTCCTTCAGGACCGTGGCTACAAGGTCGCTCTGGTTACCGATGGCCGTATGTCTGGTGCATCAGGTAAGGTTCCTACTGCCATTCATGTCAGCCCCGAGGCACTGGACGGTGGTCCAATTGCCAAACTTCAAAATGGTGACATGGTGCGAGTGGATGCCGGGAATGGTAAGCTTGAAATTCTTGATCCAACGGTTCTGGATCGTTCTTTCACAGCGCCAGATCTTTCTGACAGTCACGAAGGCTTGGGACGAGAGATGTTTGCTACCTTCCGCCAGTCCGTTGGTTCCGCCGAGACCGGCGCAACAATTTTTTAGAGAAGTCTGACCCATGACAATGAATTCTTCGCTTGACCAAAGTAATGAGCGCTTGAAACATATTTGTTCTGTTGCTCCTGTTATTCCGGTTCTGGTAGTTGACGATGTGGCCCACGCGGTCCCGCTGGCCAAGGCTCTGGTGGCGGGCGGTCTGCCGGTACTGGAAGTGACCTTGCGCACTCCTGTAGCCCTTGATGTCATCAAGGCCATGTCGGACGTTGAAGGCGGCATTGTCGGAGCTGGGACAGTTCTTGGCCAGAAAGATGTTCTGGCCGCAAAAGATGCCGGGGCGCAATTTGCGGTTTCCCCCGGTGCAACCCCGGATTTGCTGACCGCTTGCGAAGCAGCAGATCTACCCCTACTTGCAGGAGCATCAACAGCATCCGAAGCCATGGCTCTTCTTGAGCGTGGCTATCGTTATGCCAAGTTCTTTCCTGCAGAAGCTGCGGGTGGAGCGGCGATGATTCAAGCCCTGAATGGCCCTCTCCCGCAGCTTCATTTTTGTCCGACCGGGGGGGTGAGCCCGGACAATATCGGCTCCTATCTATCGCTTCCCAATGTTGTTTGTGCAGGTGGGTCCTGGGTGGCTCCGAAAAGTCTTGTCAAAGAAGGCAAATGGGATGACATTGAAGAACTGGCCCGGCAAGCAGCTCAACTACCGCGCTGAATTGATTTCTGTTCCCAGGATGGCAACAACATGAGGACCGAACATGGTTGCACAAGTCATACCGGTTGAGAATTTTGATCTGGTCATCTTTGGCGGAACGGGAGATCTGTCCCGTCGTAAAATTCTCCCTGCCCTTTACTGCCGTCGGCGCGCTGGCCAGTTACCGGCAGATGCCCGCATCATCGCTGCAGCCC from Cohaesibacter gelatinilyticus includes these protein-coding regions:
- a CDS encoding type II 3-dehydroquinate dehydratase translates to MEKRILFLNGPNLNLLGERQKDVYGEVTLDDVEQRCRVLADDLGLTVRFEQTNYEGAMIELIHEARTYAHGIIINPGGYSHTSVAILDALNAFIGTVLEVHVSNIHKRQAFRHKSFVSLRADGVMAGFGTDGYELALRRMASVLL
- a CDS encoding GntR family transcriptional regulator; translated protein: MQNTAHTVGLSTYATIREDIIFGRLEPDLKLKLDQMKNRYKASISTVRESLNRLASEGFVVAEEQRGFFVAPVSRGDLEEIAALRVLLECSALEQSIDNGDTEWEGNVAAAHHKLHRMEQKMLSGDETQKELWKRYDWEFHQALIFACGSKNLLSLHRTVFDKYLRYQMQVLTFRGAPAAEEHRLLFEAALDRDKKTAVKILKQHVISCLNQTYSELITG
- a CDS encoding bifunctional 4-hydroxy-2-oxoglutarate aldolase/2-dehydro-3-deoxy-phosphogluconate aldolase; amino-acid sequence: MTMNSSLDQSNERLKHICSVAPVIPVLVVDDVAHAVPLAKALVAGGLPVLEVTLRTPVALDVIKAMSDVEGGIVGAGTVLGQKDVLAAKDAGAQFAVSPGATPDLLTACEAADLPLLAGASTASEAMALLERGYRYAKFFPAEAAGGAAMIQALNGPLPQLHFCPTGGVSPDNIGSYLSLPNVVCAGGSWVAPKSLVKEGKWDDIEELARQAAQLPR
- the edd gene encoding phosphogluconate dehydratase, which gives rise to MNRPLQDQIRRVTDRIRERSRNSRAAYLAKVERAIEQGPGRAHMTCGNLAHAFAAAPVADKTRLAEARTPNLGIVTAYNDMLSAHQPYERYPDLIREAAREMGATAQVAGGVPAMCDGVTQGQDGMDLSLFSRDLIAMASGIALSHNVYDSAVFLGVCDKIVPGLVIAAATFGHLPAVFVPAGPMTSGLPNDEKARVRQEFAKGLVGREELLKSEMASYHGPGTCTFYGTANSNQMLMEFMGLQLPGASFVNPGDDMRDILTKAAAKRALEITSLGNDFRPTAHILDERAIVNGMVGLNATGGSTNLLIHLLAMAKAAGILIDWEDFADISEITPLLARVYPNGLADVNHFHAAGGLGLVVSELLKGGLLHEDARTIAGDGMELYTREPKVSGDKDVTWIAGAGISLDDRIISTFDKPFQDTGGLKRLAGNLGAAVMKVSAVAPERHLIEAPVQIFTNQPDVRTAFQTGELDRDVVVVVRYQGPKANGMPELHNLTPILAVLQDRGYKVALVTDGRMSGASGKVPTAIHVSPEALDGGPIAKLQNGDMVRVDAGNGKLEILDPTVLDRSFTAPDLSDSHEGLGREMFATFRQSVGSAETGATIF
- a CDS encoding Gfo/Idh/MocA family protein, translating into MRAKKKIALVGAGLIGRRHFDVMRKLDDDIIIDSIVDPSEAGQDFAKSRHIPWYPSIGDMILASSPDGAVLATPNQVHVVNGVECVNAGIPILVEKPIATSCSAAEELVKAAADNDVPVLVGHHRRHNPWICRAKEMIKSGGLGRVTSVHGSFWLYKPEDYFEQEWRRKDGGGPIMVNLIHDIDLLRYLCGEIEMVQAISSNKERGFETEDTAVAMIAFKSGALCSFNLSDTIVAPWSWELTASENPEYPATSQSCYMIGGTRASLSIPDMKVWSHGEHGHWKEPIHAKSVSEPKRDPLLLQMKHFIDVIRKEAEPIVSAQDAVESLRAVESIKLSALQNRPVYLHEKQT
- a CDS encoding LacI family DNA-binding transcriptional regulator is translated as MGQKPTLKNVAQLAGVSEMTASRVLRGVGDVSDRTKEKVKTAARELGYVPNRIAGGLASRSVNLVAVIVPSIRNYVFPEVLTGISDALAESELQPVFGVSNYDLEQEERVINDMLSWQPQGIILAGLHHTEAAQKMLEAANIPIIEIMDCDGDPIDMCIGISHRQAGQDMARLIMERGYRKIGFVGTQMPLDFRAQKRLEGFKSELAQNDMQLSDEIYYDARSSIAKGRDMTVTLMERSPDLDCLYYSSDLLAVGGLMHCMTSGLSIPDDIALAGFNGLDMLDGLPTRLATTHVPRYEIGLRAAKAILARKENPDMPLKDKMQLLDISTEMADTL